A stretch of the Capsicum annuum cultivar UCD-10X-F1 chromosome 10, UCD10Xv1.1, whole genome shotgun sequence genome encodes the following:
- the LOC107843514 gene encoding ankyrin repeat-containing protein ITN1 — MSSSHQGGMDLEMGLPPAPHPISNMNYPGDPSPSPSPRAPALVVSNSSKALMPSNSSKALFVSNSGKALLLSNSGKRIDPTGKKKYVKQVTGRHNDTELHLAAQRGDVGAVREILGEIDSQMLKTMSGAEFDAEMAEIREAMVNEVNELGETALFTAAEKGHIDVVKELLPYSTKEGITTKNRSGLDPLHIAANQGHQDIVKLLLEHEPELSKTLGQSNATPLVSAATKGHTAVVHELLSKDSSLLEISRSNGKNALHLSARQGHVDIVRALLEKDPQLARRTDKKGQTALHMAVKGISSEVVKLLLQADPAIVMLPDKFGNTALHIATRKKRSEVVHELLLIDDTNVNALTREHKTALDIAEGLPMSEESTELKESLMRYGACRANELNQPRDELRKTVTEIKKNVHSQLEQARRTNKNMTGIAKELEKLHREGVNTATNSVTIVASLFATVAFAAIFTVPGGDEDSGYAVASNTPAFKIFYFTNALALFTALAVVVVQITVVRGETKTEKRVVSVINKLMWLAAVFTNLAFVSASYVVIGRRNLWAAIFTTVVSGIIMGGVLGAMTYYVIKSKRNHKMRKRQKHTRTRTSSFQTNLSDSDYNPMFAL, encoded by the exons atgtctTCCAGCCACCAAG GTGGGATGGATTTGGAAATGGGGCTACCTCCAGCGCCACATCCGATTTCTAACATGAATTACCCTGGTGATCCATCACCATCGCCGTCACCACGAGCACCGGCACTTGTGGTATCAAATTCAAGCAAAGCTCTGATGCCATCAAATTCAAGTAAAGCCCTGTTTGTGTCAAATTCAGGGAAAGCATTACTTTTATCAAATTCAGGGAAAAGGATAGATCCAACTGGGAAGAAAAAGTACGTGAAGCAGGTGACGGGGCGACACAACGACACGGAGCTACATCTCGCGGCTCAGAGAGGGGACGTGGGTGCTGTGAGGGAGATATTAGGGGAAATTGACTCTCAAATGTTGAAGACAATGAGCGGCGCGGAGTTTGATGCAGAGATGGCTGAGATAAGGGAAGCAATGGTGAATGAGGTAAATGAATTAGGAGAAACCGCGTTATTTACTGCTGCTGAAAAGGGACATATTGATGTTGTTAAGGAGTTATTACCATATAGTACTAAGGAAGGGATCACCACGAAGAATCGTTCTGGTCTTGATCCCTTGCACATTGCTGCTAACCAAGGTCACCAAG ATATTGTTAAGTTACTGTTGGAGCATGAGCCAGAGTTGAGCAAGACACTTGGCCAATCAAATGCAACTCCTCTTGTATCTGCAGCAACAAAAGGGCATACAGCAGTTGTCCATGAATTGCTTTCCAAGGATTCTAGCTTGTTAGAGATATCAAGATCCAATGGAAAAAATGCGTTGCATTTATCTGCACGCCAAGGCCACGTGGATATTGTTCGAGCTTTGCTGGAAAAGGATCCACAGCTGGCAAGAAGAACTGATAAGAAAGGACAGACTGCTCTACATATGGCTGTAAAAGGTATTAGCAGTGAAGTGGTGAAGTTGCTATTGCAAGCAGATCCAGCTATTGTAATGCTTCCTGATAAGTTTGGCAATACTGCATTACATATTGCCACACGAAAAAAGCGGTCAGAG GTAGTGCATGAGCTCTTGTTGATCGACGACACAAATGTCAATGCATTGACAAGAGAACACAAAACAGCTCTAGACATAGCTGAAGGGCTTCCTATGTCTGAAGAATCCACAGAACTAAAAGAGTCCTTGATGCGTTATGGTGCTTGTAGAGCCAATGAATTAAATCAGCCTCGAGATGAGCTTAGGAAGACTGTGACAGAAATTAAGAAAAACGTTCACTCCCAGCTTGAACAAGCTCGACGGACTAACAAGAACATGACTGGTATTGCAAAGGAGCTTGAAAAGCTCCACAGAGAAGGAGTAAACACTGCTACCAATTCTGTAACTATTGTTGCCTCTCTTTTTGCAACAGTAGCTTTTGCTGCTATATTTACAGTTCCTGGTGGTGATGAAGATTCTGGATACGCTGTGGCATCCAACACTCCCGCATTTAAGATTTTCTATTTCACGAATGCTCTTGCACTCTTCACGGCCCTGGCTGTTGTGGTTGTACAAATCACAGTAGTCAGGGGAGAGACAAAAACAGAGAAAAGAGTTGTTTCGGTGATTAACAAACTAATGTGGTTGGCCGCCGTTTTCACTAATCTGGCCTTTGTATCTGCCTCTTATGTAGTTATTGGCCGGCGTAATCTATGGGCCGCAATTTTTACAACAGTTGTCTCCGGAATCATAATGGGAGGGGTTTTAGGTGCCATGACTTATTATGTTATAAAGTCTAAAAGGAATCACAAAATGAGGAAGAGGCAGAAGCATACAAGGACTAGAACCAGCTCATTTCAGACGAACTTATCCGATTCAGATTATAATCCAATGTTTGCTCTCTGA
- the LOC107843513 gene encoding pentatricopeptide repeat-containing protein At2g29760, chloroplastic, translated as MNKPSSLLCQQKNFTLSLLKSPHKISTLNHLKSLHLHLLRTGLNHSNYAIGNFITRCACLGLMSYAHQLFDKMLQPNSFVWNTLIRGYQQNQLPKHTLYCFDQMRVNNVQPDRFTYPFVIRACSDLHEFEKGKSFHGQVFKIGVNLDVFVGTKLIEFYTTMGDLNMTKRVFEGMKDKDEVTWYTMLSSYVNIFNDMGKARDLFEKIPCKDVVIWHTMILGCVKAGELEAAKEYFDRAPVKDLLMYNTILGCLAKNGEVECLLRFFREMTCRDLVSWNTVIGGVVRDGRINEAMRLFYEMQRVNLSPNDVTLASLLSACAQAGALDTGKRLHSYIDRRGSELNAVIGTALLDMYCKCGDLETAADVFNKMSERDVVAWSAMIMGSSMNGQSRTALNFFYRMKDESERPNDATILGVLCACVHAGLVDEGRMCFYGMSEEFGLTPKLEHYGCMVDLLGRAGLLDDAYNLIQSMPYEPHTGSWGALLGACKIHGNVELAEKAIEHLIQLDLDDGGYLAIMSNIYANAGRWEDVSKIRKLMKEKGIGKSRGISCIEVNGVIHEFGVQEKKHTQAREIYDMIDEIYRRLKRAGHVASTREVFFDVEEEEKEKALFFHSEKMAVAFGLIATDKTAIIRVVKNLRICPDCHAAMKLISASFEREIVIRDRHRFHHFKNGFCSCRDYW; from the coding sequence ATGAACAAACCTTCCAGTTTACTATGTCAACAGAAAAATTTCACCCTTTCTCTACTAAAATCTCCTCACAAAATCTCCACATTAAACCACTTGAAGTCACTCCACCTACACCTCCTTCGCACTGGCCTTAACCACAGCAATTACGCCATCGGAAACTTCATAACCCGCTGTGCATGTCTCGGTCTCATGTCCTATGCACACCAACTGTTCGATAAAATGTTGCAACCAAATTCTTTTGTTTGGAATACCCTCATAAGAGGGTATCAACAAAATCAACTTCCTAAACATACCCTTTATTGTTTTGATCAAATGCGGGTTAATAATGTGCAGCCTGATAGATTTACTTACCCTTTCGTTATTCGTGCTTGTTCGGATTTACATGagtttgaaaaaggaaaaagtttTCATGGGCAAGTGTTTAAAATTGGGGTCAATCTTGATGTATTTGTGGGTACTAAGTTGATTGAGTTTTATACAACAATGGGGGATTTGAACATGACGAAACGAGTTTTTGAGGGAATGAAGGATAAGGATGAGGTAACGTGGTATACTATGTTATCGAGctatgttaatatatttaatgaTATGGGGAAAGCTCGGGATTTGTTCGAGAAGATACCGTGTAAGGATGTTGTGATTTGGCATACTATGATTCTTGGATGTGTTAAAGCTGGGGAGTTGGAGGCAGCAAAAGAGTATTTTGATAGAGCGCCTGTCAAGGATCTGCTTATGTATAATACGATTTTAGGTTGTCTTGCGAAGAATGGTGAAGTTGAATGTCTTTTGAGATTTTTTCGTGAAATGACTTGTAGGGATTTGGTATCTTGGAATACGGTAATTGGAGGGGTTGTACGTGATGGGAGGATTAATGAAGCTATGAGATTGTTCTATGAAATGCAAAGAGTGAATTTGTCGCCTAATGATGTTACTCTGGCAAGCTTGCTCTCCGCTTGTGCACAAGCTGGAGCTTTGGATACTGGGAAACGGTTGCACTCGTATATTGATAGGAGGGGTTCTGAGTTGAATGCTGTGATTGGGACAGCATTACTGGATATGTATTGCAAATGTGGTGATTTGGAGACTGCTGCAGATGTCTTCAATAAGATGTCCGAACGTGATGTTGTAGCTTGGAGTGCTATGATAATGGGGTCGTCGATGAATGGACAGAGTAGAACTGCCTTGAACTTCTTTTATCGTATGAAAGATGAATCTGAAAGGCCAAATGATGCGACAATTTTGGGGGTTCTGTGTGCTTGTGTGCATGCAGGGTTGGTTGATGAGGGAAGGATGTGCTTTTATGGCATGTCTGAAGAGTTTGGTTTAACACCAAAGTTGGAGCATTATGGCTGTATGGTTGATCTCCTTGGTCGAGCTGGTTTGCTAGATGATGCGTATAATTTGATACAATCTATGCCATATGAGCCACACACGGGCTCCTGGGGCGCCTTACTAGGGGCATGCAAGATACATGGAAATGTTGAGCTAGCTGAAAAGGCCATAGAACACTTGATCCAACTTGACCTTGATGATGGGGGCTACCTAGCAATTATGTCCAACATATATGCTAATGCAGGAAGGTGGGAAGATGTCTCAAAAATCCGAAAATTGATGAAGGAAAAAGGCATTGGTAAATCACGAGGGATTAGCTGCATTGAGGTTAATGGAGTAATACATGAATTTGGTGTCCAAGAGAAAAAACACACTCAAGCCAGAGAAATATATGATATGATAGATGAGATCTATAGACGACTCAAGAGGGCAGGACATGTTGCAAGCACCAGAGAGGTATTTTTTGACGTTGAAGAGGAGGAAAAGGAAAAGGCTCTGTTCTTCCACAGCGAGAAAATGGCTGTTGCTTTTGGACTTATTGCAACTGATAAAACGGCTATCATCCGTGTGGTGAAAAACCTTCGTATTTGTCCTGATTGTCATGCAGCTATGAAGTTGATTTCTGCTAGCTTTGAAAGAGAAATAGTCATTAGGGACCGACATCGTTTTCACCACTTCAAGAATGGTTTTTGCTCTTGTAGAGACTATTGGTGA